A genome region from Pseudorca crassidens isolate mPseCra1 chromosome 20, mPseCra1.hap1, whole genome shotgun sequence includes the following:
- the LOC137214906 gene encoding LOW QUALITY PROTEIN: zinc finger protein 83-like (The sequence of the model RefSeq protein was modified relative to this genomic sequence to represent the inferred CDS: deleted 1 base in 1 codon; substituted 1 base at 1 genomic stop codon), which translates to CNECGKTSHQGSYLSRHQKIHTGEKLHNCDVCGKVFGXNSYLAIHRRIHTEEKPYKCNVCGKTFHRGLTLWHHQIIHTGSKPYKCDVCGRVFNRNAVLALLQRILTGEKPYRCHECGRVFCEKTTLTRHQEIHIAEKPYKCNACAKVFSQKPQLRIHWKIHNGANYKSNDCGKVFSQNANLVRHQRIHNGEKAYKCNECGKVFRQSSALPSLRRIHNGEQSYTCNEHVKFFSVLSSLT; encoded by the exons tgtaatgagtgtggc AAAACCTCTCATCAGGGCTCATACCTCAGTAGGCATCAGAAAATCCATACAGGAGAGAAATTACATAATTGTGATGTATGCGGCAAGGTCTTTGGTTAAAATTCATACCTTGCAATTCATCGGAGAATTCATACTGAAGAGAAACCGTACAAATGTAATGTGTGTGGCAAAACTTTTCATCGTGGCTTAACTCTCTGGCATCATCAGATAATCCATACAGGATCCAAACCATATAAATGTGATGTGTGTGGCAGAGTCTTTAATCGAAATGCAGTCCTTGCACTTCTTCAGAGAATTcttactggagagaaaccttacagaTGTCATGAGTGTGGCAGGGTCTTTTGTGAGAAGACAACCCTTACAAGGCATCAAGAAATTCATATTGcagagaaaccttacaaatgtaatgCGTGTGCCAAGGTCTTTAGTCAAAAACCCCAACTTCGAATTCATTGGAAAATACATAACGGAGCAAATTACAAGAGTAATGATTGTGGCAAAGTGTTCAGTCAAAATGCAAACCTTGTAcgtcatcagagaattcataatGGTGAGAAGGCTTACAAATGCAATGAGTGTGGCAAGGTCTTTCGTCAGAGTTCAGCCCTTCCAAGTCTTCGGAGAATTCATAATGGTGAGCAGTCTTACACATGTAATGAGCATGTCAAATTCTTCAGTGTGCTTTCAAGCCTGACTTAA
- the LOC137214832 gene encoding zinc finger protein 836-like isoform X2, translating to MLETYRNLISVDISHIHVVRKLQLKSNIDRGGVFQTVVLGRHEIQEPFYLSKIQENMFDFGFQWRHDERNYRNIPTSHNQNVTDRRSQHGGRDAGNNHIGNRLVLSLQDELHMFKSKQKIDDFNKAKKSISSTSSFSPVEGISPPVQTNISNIYFMHPSILTQDQSPHREIPYNEYGKMFRQGSNLRSHQRIHIGEKLHKCDVCDKVFSRNSDLVIHQRIHTGEKPYKCNECGKVFSTKGKLSVHQRIHTGEKPYKCNECGKTFNQSSILTRHRIIHTGEKLHKCDVCDKVFSQNSDLVIHQRVHTGEKPYECNECGKVFSQKRKLSVHQRIHTGEKPYKCNDCGKTFNQSSTLTRHRIIHTGEKLHKCDVCAKVFSQNPDLVTHQRIHTVENVVSVGKSFFLPQASVGMT from the coding sequence ATATTTCTCATATACACGTGGTAAGGAAATTACAGCTAAAATCAAACATTGATAGAGGAGGAGTATTCCAAACAGTGGTTTTGGGAAGACATGAAATCCAGGAACCTTTTTACCTCTCGAAAATACAGGAGAATATGTTTGACTTTGGATTTCAGTGGAGACATGATGAAAGGAATTACAGAAATATCCCTACATCCCATAACCAAAATGTCACTGATAGAAGAAGTCAACATGGTGGAAGGGATGCGGGAAACAACCATATTGGAAATAGACTTGTGTTAAGCCTTCAGGATGAACTGCATATGtttaaaagtaaacagaaaattgATGATTTTAATAAAGCTAAGAAGAGTATCAGCAGTACTTCCTCATTTTCACCAGTTGAAGGAATTTCTCCTCCTGTCCAAACCAacatttctaatatatattttatgcatcCTTCAATACTGACACAAGACCAGAGCCCACACAGGGAAATACCTTACAATGAGTATGGCAAAATGTTTCGTCAGGGCTCAAATCTCAGGAGTCATCAGAGAATCCATATAGGAGAGAAATTACATAAATGTGATGTATGTGACAAGGTCTTTAGCCGAAATTCAGATCTTGTAATTCATcaaagaattcatactggagagaaaccttacaaatgtaatgagtgtggcAAGGTCTTTAGTACAAAAGGAAAGCTTTCAgttcatcagagaattcatactggagaaaaaccttacaaatgtaatgagtgtggTAAAACCTTTAATCAGAGCTCAATCCTCACTCGACATCGGATAATCCATACAGGAGAGAAATTACATAAATGTGATGTGTGTGACAAGGTCTTTAGTCAAAATTCAGACCTTGTAATTCATCAAAGggttcatactggagagaaaccttatgaatgtaaCGAGTGTGGCAAGGTCTTTAGTCAGAAAAGAAAGCTTTCAgttcatcagagaattcatactggagagaaaccttacaagTGTAATGACTGTGGTAAAACCTTTAATCAGAGCTCAACCCTCACTCGACATCGGATAATCCATACAGGAGAGAAATTACATAAATGTGATGTGTGTGCCAAGGTCTTTAGTCAAAATCCAGACCTTGTAactcatcagagaattcatactgtgGAGAACGTAGTGTCTGTGGgaaaatctttctttcttcctcaggcATCAGTAGGCATGACATAA